Proteins encoded by one window of Acidipropionibacterium virtanenii:
- a CDS encoding sensor histidine kinase, with protein MIGVGRRGRARLATRIVAPSAGRGMDRTADFLGAFAALLGLVLSTNASVYQWSHHQMTPRDSWLIGIMLPMITATTAWANVLVIRRRPARPALVAHTILCLLGVLVAALIWQVTPGQLAPSLAHSAILAAAASWACLAWPVAVADIAATVVLGGFVLVGTDALGSLSWANSAYYGAIGMVATMSWTAVVTTVRMAQRASRESRRSAEELIRSEEALAESNRWDALIHDKVLNALGTAAKAIRPAIERPARILAQDALDALRQTGDREHPERLDQQIRRAAHALGLHADIRIEGTPSGMVAESFQRAVGEALTNVARHSGVTEVTVTGAFSAERAELVVRDEGCGFDPGLVPENRRGLRGSVLETMEARGGRAEIDSGPGRGTTVTMSWHAPEPWTVRINELGYFRAMVAFFILALAISLSLGVPCSPYVIDWRLEDLGLTVLVLCAAGAMVWPHLNCWKCALLAGATVSAQAMMLGNLNLTPEIGWQEWFIGFSLGVFTPLAWRTRRRRWCLYAALSYPAVTIGGALLGGYDVGWLMFSRFSSFTFPIAMSMAAAWAAGSMDAALASVRDSRTRTLDALRRGARAEAVRAETERRLATIEGGPLRMLGRLAAGERIDAAVRRECVLLEASTRDLLVAPYIVDEAMRGLFRAARERGATVVITGSDAVDAEHQVVAKTFQEACGVLASSAGRGARLTCRWHPGSPLGEATVALSVPSGTVASAAGRHAARPAARLDALDMPDEVATEIIDADDDVLMTLQTADVRHPVAP; from the coding sequence GTGATCGGTGTGGGGCGACGCGGACGCGCGCGCCTGGCCACCCGGATCGTGGCACCGAGTGCGGGCCGGGGGATGGATCGGACCGCCGATTTCCTCGGTGCCTTCGCCGCACTGCTCGGCCTGGTGCTGAGCACCAATGCCTCGGTGTACCAGTGGTCCCATCACCAGATGACGCCGAGGGACTCCTGGCTCATCGGCATCATGCTGCCGATGATCACCGCTACCACGGCATGGGCCAACGTGCTGGTGATCCGACGCCGCCCGGCACGCCCCGCGCTCGTCGCCCACACGATCCTGTGCCTGCTCGGCGTGCTCGTCGCCGCCCTGATCTGGCAGGTGACGCCGGGCCAACTCGCTCCTTCGCTGGCCCATTCCGCCATCCTCGCGGCCGCTGCGTCCTGGGCCTGCCTGGCCTGGCCGGTCGCCGTCGCCGACATCGCTGCGACCGTCGTGCTCGGTGGCTTCGTGCTGGTCGGCACCGACGCCCTGGGCTCGCTCAGCTGGGCGAACTCGGCCTACTACGGCGCCATCGGCATGGTGGCCACCATGAGCTGGACGGCCGTGGTCACCACGGTGCGGATGGCCCAGCGGGCCAGCCGCGAGTCGCGCCGCTCCGCCGAGGAGCTGATCCGCTCCGAGGAGGCTCTGGCGGAATCCAACCGCTGGGACGCCCTCATCCACGACAAGGTGCTCAACGCCCTGGGCACCGCCGCCAAGGCGATCCGGCCCGCCATCGAGAGGCCGGCCCGAATCCTGGCCCAGGACGCCCTCGACGCGCTGCGGCAGACCGGCGACCGGGAGCATCCCGAGCGGCTCGACCAACAGATCCGGCGGGCGGCCCACGCGCTCGGCCTGCACGCGGACATCCGGATCGAGGGGACGCCGTCGGGCATGGTGGCCGAGAGCTTCCAGCGGGCGGTCGGGGAGGCCCTCACCAACGTGGCACGGCACTCCGGCGTCACCGAGGTGACGGTCACCGGCGCCTTCAGCGCCGAGCGGGCCGAGCTGGTGGTCCGCGACGAGGGATGTGGATTCGACCCCGGCCTGGTGCCCGAGAACCGCCGGGGGCTGCGCGGATCGGTGCTCGAGACCATGGAGGCCCGCGGCGGTCGCGCCGAGATCGACAGCGGCCCCGGACGGGGCACCACGGTGACGATGAGCTGGCACGCCCCCGAACCCTGGACGGTGCGCATCAACGAGCTGGGCTACTTCCGGGCGATGGTGGCGTTCTTCATCCTCGCCCTGGCCATCAGCCTTTCGCTGGGCGTGCCGTGCAGCCCCTACGTCATCGACTGGCGGCTCGAGGATCTCGGCCTCACCGTGCTGGTGCTGTGTGCGGCCGGGGCGATGGTCTGGCCGCACCTGAACTGCTGGAAGTGCGCCCTGCTGGCCGGCGCGACGGTGAGCGCGCAGGCCATGATGCTGGGCAATCTGAACCTCACCCCCGAGATCGGCTGGCAGGAGTGGTTCATCGGATTCAGCCTCGGCGTCTTCACCCCGCTGGCCTGGCGCACCCGGCGCCGCCGCTGGTGCCTCTATGCCGCCCTGAGCTACCCGGCGGTGACGATCGGCGGCGCGCTGCTCGGCGGCTACGACGTCGGCTGGCTGATGTTCAGCAGGTTCAGCTCCTTCACCTTCCCGATCGCCATGTCGATGGCCGCGGCCTGGGCGGCCGGCAGCATGGACGCCGCCCTGGCCAGCGTGCGCGATTCGCGCACCAGGACCCTCGACGCGTTGCGGCGCGGTGCCCGGGCCGAGGCCGTCCGGGCGGAGACCGAGCGGCGTCTGGCCACCATCGAGGGAGGCCCGCTCAGGATGCTCGGGAGGCTGGCCGCCGGTGAGCGGATCGATGCCGCGGTCCGCCGTGAATGCGTGCTCCTGGAGGCCTCCACCCGCGACCTGCTGGTGGCCCCGTACATCGTCGACGAGGCGATGCGAGGCCTGTTCCGAGCCGCCCGGGAACGTGGGGCGACCGTCGTCATCACCGGATCGGACGCCGTCGACGCCGAGCATCAGGTGGTGGCGAAGACCTTCCAGGAGGCCTGCGGGGTCCTCGCCTCGTCCGCCGGCCGGGGCGCCCGGCTGACCTGCCGCTGGCATCCCGGATCGCCGCTGGGGGAGGCGACCGTGGCGCTGTCGGTGCCCTCCGGCACGGTGGCTTCGGCGGCGGGGCGGCATGCGGCGAGACCTGCGGCGCGGCTGGATGCTCTGGACATGCCGGACGAGGTCGCGACGGAGATCATCGATGCCGACGACGATGTGCTCATGACACTGCAGACAGCGGACGTGCGCCACCCGGTGGCCCCATGA
- a CDS encoding response regulator transcription factor translates to MPATRIPDTDGPVSVLHPLVIAAVDDVPVLLEGVRAVLAGRLDIADYVCAVTVDDLIATGVRPDVVLLDIRLNDGSSPFDNVTRVIERLKAPVLMFSQEARPTVVQACLAAGAVGLLEKNADADTLVAAISTVADGEPWLTEEWARIVSDTVWMRPHLAEREGEALRIFAAGLKIPTIARRMSVKEDTVKTWLKRIRQKYSEVGRAAPDRTELYKRAVEDGYCDGPELH, encoded by the coding sequence ATGCCTGCCACCAGGATTCCTGATACCGACGGCCCGGTGAGCGTCCTTCATCCTCTCGTCATCGCGGCCGTCGATGACGTCCCTGTGCTGCTCGAGGGCGTGCGCGCGGTCCTGGCGGGACGCCTGGACATCGCCGACTACGTCTGCGCCGTGACCGTCGACGACCTCATCGCCACGGGGGTCCGCCCGGACGTCGTGCTGCTCGACATCCGGCTCAATGACGGATCCTCCCCGTTCGACAACGTCACCAGGGTCATCGAGCGTCTCAAGGCGCCGGTCCTGATGTTCTCCCAGGAGGCGCGGCCCACCGTCGTCCAGGCGTGCCTGGCCGCGGGCGCCGTCGGGCTGCTGGAGAAGAACGCGGACGCCGACACCCTCGTCGCCGCGATCTCCACGGTTGCCGACGGGGAACCCTGGCTGACCGAGGAGTGGGCGCGGATCGTCAGCGACACCGTCTGGATGAGGCCCCATCTGGCGGAGCGCGAGGGGGAGGCGCTGCGCATCTTCGCGGCCGGCCTCAAGATCCCCACCATCGCCCGCCGGATGAGCGTCAAGGAGGACACCGTCAAGACCTGGCTCAAGCGCATCAGGCAGAAGTACAGCGAGGTGGGCCGAGCCGCCCCCGACCGCACCGAGTTGTACAAGCGTGCGGTGGAGGACGGCTACTGCGACGGCCCAGAGCTTCACTGA
- a CDS encoding 5' nucleotidase, NT5C type, producing the protein MGQKILYVDMDGVIVDFESAFPRLDPAVRERYRSEEDKIPGLFALMDPMPGAIEAVTELAGLFDTYVLSTVPWGNLSGASQKVEWIQRHFGAEKGTPLWKRIILSHHKNLNRGDFLIDDRDRNGAAQFADHNPGAEWLHFGSERFPDWPAVVEYLRERA; encoded by the coding sequence ATGGGCCAGAAGATCCTCTACGTCGACATGGACGGCGTCATCGTCGACTTCGAGTCGGCCTTCCCCCGGCTCGACCCCGCGGTGCGCGAGCGGTACCGGAGCGAGGAGGACAAGATCCCCGGACTCTTCGCCCTGATGGATCCGATGCCCGGCGCGATCGAGGCGGTCACGGAACTGGCCGGGCTGTTCGACACCTACGTCCTGTCGACCGTGCCCTGGGGCAATCTCAGTGGGGCCAGCCAGAAGGTCGAGTGGATTCAGCGTCACTTCGGCGCCGAGAAGGGCACACCGCTGTGGAAGCGGATCATCCTGTCCCACCACAAGAATCTCAACCGGGGCGACTTCCTCATCGACGACCGCGACCGCAACGGCGCGGCGCAGTTCGCCGATCACAATCCGGGCGCCGAGTGGCTGCACTTCGGTTCCGAGCGCTTCCCGGACTGGCCCGCCGTCGTGGAGTACCTGAGAGAGCGGGCGTGA
- a CDS encoding haloacid dehalogenase-like hydrolase, whose amino-acid sequence MTSPTPTGHADVIIYDLDGVITTRDSFAALIVEQLRKAPLRFLRALPAAMAMFLGVNEEWKRQAAARVTAIAFAGMRDYEYAALATAFGIRIGDDPSWIRASTAERIRRQKADGAWIIIATATERRLAESLLEQASVPYDSLSASLLTETACGVEVDDHRVGQRKADALREQGIAIHDAEFVTDSMTDLPTARLAARVTLIGASQKTRERYSRRGISPTEVTP is encoded by the coding sequence ATGACGAGCCCGACTCCCACGGGTCACGCTGATGTGATCATCTACGACCTGGATGGTGTGATTACCACGCGGGACTCGTTTGCAGCATTGATCGTTGAGCAGTTGCGGAAAGCACCGTTGCGGTTCCTGCGGGCGCTCCCCGCAGCGATGGCCATGTTCTTGGGTGTGAACGAAGAGTGGAAGCGACAAGCCGCCGCGCGAGTGACGGCGATCGCATTCGCAGGAATGCGCGACTACGAATATGCTGCACTTGCGACAGCCTTCGGTATCCGAATCGGTGACGATCCATCATGGATACGCGCTTCTACTGCTGAACGCATCCGTCGTCAGAAGGCAGATGGAGCATGGATCATCATTGCAACCGCAACAGAGCGGCGTCTCGCGGAATCACTGCTTGAACAAGCCTCAGTTCCTTATGATTCACTCTCCGCCTCGCTTCTCACGGAAACGGCGTGTGGCGTGGAGGTGGATGACCACCGCGTCGGGCAGCGCAAGGCCGACGCGCTCAGGGAGCAAGGCATCGCTATCCACGATGCCGAGTTCGTCACCGACTCGATGACCGACTTGCCGACGGCTCGCCTCGCCGCACGCGTAACCCTCATCGGAGCATCCCAGAAAACCCGTGAAAGATACTCGCGAAGAGGCATTTCGCCCACTGAAGTTACTCCGTGA
- a CDS encoding sensor histidine kinase: MSLRSIQGLSWADDEEGSGTVEPNRQEGDATSWNPRRLLAPTSTPHLERTADVIGCFINCLGLIWGVTASADQWIHHQLTPRDTAIVGTLIPVTAVTTAWIVVAVVSRRSARLPLVVHTAQSVCQVLVFGALWEPARGQLLCPLSFPIELAAAASWACMAWPVCAADLLVTLTLGGIVAARTGAMGHTDALVLTVGNSVFYAAIGMVAAMAWTSIVKAVELSRRASEESAESGAELLAAQEAAAASNRWDSVIHDHVLNALRAAARGATTADWDQSVRILAREALVALRETAVVPGPVVLTDRLRAAAQAMGLALDLDMEGEPPAPIAKRVVRAAEEALANVSRHSGVSAASVTGRFSPEYAELVVRDEGSGFDPARVPEGRHGLQGSIIGAMETRGGSAQIDSAPGRGTAVTLTWNAPGTRPIRLSGPGSFRAMVVFLALTVTLSLSLGWVEHTAVVRVGLQAGLSATLVGAAVAAFLWHPLTPAVRSTITMTTVCCQILMLGNLRPGAVLSWQEWFIGFGIGVFAPMAWRTRSRLWVVVVAGSWPLVTIGGALISGAPPVGMMLGRASSYTWPLILSFAASWAATSMRMALDAIARSRAETLDTVRARARADAALREAERRLAMIRGEPMEMLDYLAGGGEITADVGRRCELLEASTRDLLVAPFIVDDAMRYRFFEARRRGVRVTITGEAAVPEQCAETAEAFRRICVIMADLAGEGGRLTCRWHGGGDGTDADSATVALVSENEPGTGERCASATRRVREAADESSARIDVMDAEGDLLVTIGR; the protein is encoded by the coding sequence TTGTCATTAAGGTCGATCCAGGGCCTCTCCTGGGCCGACGATGAGGAGGGCTCCGGGACGGTCGAACCCAACCGTCAGGAGGGAGACGCCACGTCCTGGAACCCTCGGCGTCTGCTGGCGCCGACGTCAACCCCGCATCTGGAACGGACCGCCGACGTCATCGGCTGTTTCATCAACTGCCTCGGCCTGATCTGGGGAGTGACGGCATCGGCCGACCAGTGGATTCACCACCAGCTGACGCCCCGGGACACTGCCATCGTCGGCACTCTGATACCCGTCACCGCCGTGACCACGGCCTGGATCGTGGTCGCCGTTGTGAGCAGGCGTTCAGCGCGGCTTCCCCTGGTTGTCCACACGGCGCAGAGCGTCTGCCAGGTGCTGGTATTCGGAGCACTGTGGGAGCCGGCTCGGGGGCAGCTCCTCTGCCCGTTGTCCTTCCCCATCGAGCTGGCCGCAGCGGCTTCCTGGGCATGCATGGCCTGGCCGGTCTGCGCCGCCGATCTTCTCGTGACACTGACTCTCGGCGGGATCGTGGCGGCACGCACCGGAGCCATGGGCCACACCGATGCCCTGGTACTCACCGTGGGCAATTCCGTCTTCTACGCCGCGATCGGGATGGTCGCGGCCATGGCCTGGACGTCGATCGTCAAGGCTGTGGAATTGTCGCGGCGGGCGAGCGAGGAGTCGGCCGAATCGGGCGCCGAACTGCTGGCCGCCCAGGAGGCCGCGGCGGCGTCGAACAGGTGGGACAGCGTCATCCACGATCACGTCCTCAACGCGCTGCGAGCAGCCGCGAGAGGAGCGACGACCGCAGACTGGGATCAGTCGGTGCGCATCCTGGCCCGCGAGGCGCTCGTGGCCCTGCGTGAGACGGCCGTCGTACCCGGCCCCGTCGTACTGACGGACCGGCTCCGGGCGGCCGCTCAAGCTATGGGGCTGGCGCTCGATCTGGACATGGAGGGCGAGCCGCCGGCCCCGATCGCCAAGCGGGTCGTGCGAGCCGCCGAGGAGGCGCTGGCCAACGTCTCGCGGCATTCCGGGGTCTCGGCCGCATCCGTCACCGGCCGGTTCAGCCCGGAATACGCGGAGCTGGTCGTGCGGGATGAGGGGTCTGGTTTCGATCCTGCCCGGGTTCCCGAGGGTCGCCACGGGCTGCAGGGCTCGATCATCGGGGCGATGGAGACCCGAGGCGGCAGCGCCCAGATCGATTCAGCGCCCGGCCGGGGCACCGCGGTGACGCTGACGTGGAACGCTCCCGGCACCCGACCCATCCGTCTGTCCGGGCCCGGATCCTTCCGCGCGATGGTGGTCTTCCTCGCCCTGACGGTGACTCTCAGCCTGTCGCTGGGCTGGGTGGAACATACCGCGGTCGTGAGAGTCGGGCTGCAGGCCGGGCTCTCGGCGACCCTCGTCGGTGCGGCCGTCGCCGCCTTCCTGTGGCATCCACTGACGCCGGCAGTCCGGTCGACGATCACGATGACGACGGTGTGCTGCCAGATCCTGATGCTCGGCAACCTGCGCCCGGGCGCCGTGCTGTCCTGGCAGGAGTGGTTCATCGGATTCGGGATCGGCGTCTTCGCACCCATGGCGTGGCGGACCCGGTCCCGCCTATGGGTGGTGGTCGTGGCGGGCAGCTGGCCGTTGGTGACTATCGGCGGCGCGCTGATCAGCGGTGCTCCTCCGGTCGGGATGATGCTGGGACGGGCGAGCTCGTACACCTGGCCGCTGATCCTGTCCTTCGCGGCCTCGTGGGCGGCCACCAGCATGCGTATGGCTCTCGATGCGATTGCGCGCAGCCGGGCCGAGACCCTGGACACGGTCCGGGCGCGAGCTCGCGCGGATGCCGCCCTCCGGGAGGCCGAGCGCCGCCTGGCGATGATCCGGGGCGAGCCGATGGAGATGCTGGACTATCTGGCCGGCGGCGGGGAGATCACCGCGGATGTCGGACGTCGGTGCGAGCTGCTGGAGGCGTCGACCAGGGATCTGCTGGTGGCGCCCTTCATCGTCGACGACGCGATGCGGTACCGGTTCTTCGAGGCCCGACGGCGTGGGGTGAGGGTCACGATCACCGGTGAGGCGGCGGTCCCCGAGCAGTGTGCCGAGACCGCCGAGGCCTTCCGGAGGATCTGCGTGATCATGGCCGACCTGGCCGGTGAGGGGGGCCGGCTCACCTGCCGCTGGCATGGGGGTGGCGACGGGACGGACGCCGACAGCGCCACGGTGGCGCTGGTGAGTGAGAACGAGCCTGGAACCGGTGAGCGCTGCGCGTCCGCCACCCGGCGCGTCCGCGAGGCGGCCGACGAGAGCTCGGCCAGGATCGATGTGATGGACGCGGAGGGGGATCTGCTGGTGACGATCGGGAGGTGA
- a CDS encoding zinc-binding dehydrogenase, with product MSVQIPETMRAAVLRDVDKGLEVGEIRTPHPKAGEVLVKVSACGLCHSDLHVIGGAIAFPKPAVLGHEVAGEIVEVGPGNEHNDLAVGQHVAGAFLMPCGQCEACAEGRDDLCAPFFDLNRIQGKLYDGTTRLADLDGTPIAMYSMGGLAEYCVIPSTSVAVVPDAIDPVKGAILGCAAMTAYGAVRRGADLRYGETVAVVATGGVGSNIIQISKAFGAKQTIAIDVADDKLEAARALGATDVVNSMNENVHDAVFALTGGRGVDVAFEALGRPQTWNSALDALRDGGRMVPIGLGAGVQTAEVEINRTVRRSQSIIGNYGARTRQDLPEVVRMAAEGSIHYQDIVTRKFSLDQAGEGYELLKAGKIQGRGVVDMSL from the coding sequence ATGTCTGTACAAATTCCGGAAACCATGCGGGCGGCTGTCCTGCGCGATGTCGACAAGGGCCTGGAGGTGGGGGAGATCCGTACCCCTCATCCCAAGGCCGGTGAGGTGCTGGTCAAGGTCAGCGCCTGTGGGCTGTGCCATTCCGATCTTCACGTGATCGGCGGCGCGATCGCCTTCCCGAAGCCCGCCGTACTGGGCCACGAGGTGGCCGGCGAGATCGTCGAGGTCGGGCCGGGCAATGAGCACAACGACCTTGCTGTGGGCCAGCATGTGGCAGGAGCCTTCCTCATGCCCTGCGGCCAGTGCGAGGCCTGCGCCGAGGGCCGCGACGACCTGTGCGCCCCGTTCTTCGATCTCAACCGCATCCAGGGCAAGCTCTACGACGGCACGACCCGGCTGGCGGATCTGGACGGCACCCCGATCGCCATGTACTCCATGGGTGGACTGGCCGAGTACTGCGTGATCCCCTCGACGTCGGTGGCCGTGGTGCCAGACGCCATCGATCCCGTCAAGGGCGCCATTCTCGGCTGTGCGGCGATGACGGCCTACGGCGCGGTGCGCCGCGGGGCCGATCTGCGCTACGGCGAGACCGTGGCGGTGGTGGCCACCGGCGGGGTGGGCTCCAACATCATTCAGATCTCCAAGGCCTTCGGAGCCAAGCAGACCATCGCCATCGACGTCGCCGACGACAAGCTGGAGGCGGCCCGGGCGCTGGGCGCCACCGACGTCGTCAACTCGATGAACGAGAACGTCCATGACGCCGTGTTCGCGCTGACCGGTGGGCGCGGTGTGGACGTGGCCTTCGAGGCGCTGGGCCGCCCTCAGACCTGGAACTCGGCGCTGGACGCGCTGCGCGACGGCGGCCGGATGGTGCCGATCGGCCTGGGCGCCGGCGTCCAGACCGCGGAGGTGGAGATCAACCGGACGGTGCGCCGGTCGCAGTCGATCATCGGCAACTACGGCGCCAGGACCCGTCAGGACCTGCCCGAGGTGGTGCGGATGGCGGCCGAGGGCTCGATCCACTACCAGGACATCGTGACCCGCAAGTTCTCCCTCGACCAGGCCGGCGAGGGCTACGAGCTGCTGAAGGCCGGCAAGATCCAGGGGCGTGGCGTCGTCGACATGTCGCTGTGA
- a CDS encoding IS30 family transposase — MSRWPQLGEWVRLQVLDLVGQGMSAIAACRRAGVSQDLGGRWIREAGISLARGHNGGMTGAYVAQAVEFPQVRPSHGARLDLADRTLIHVYWSQGRSMRQIAAELGVAPSTICREIARGSTAVGYRAPTAQERADRMRARPKPRKLDADPLLRARVIEGLNAGWSPEQVSGRLERWWGKEAAVSHETIYQALYVQGAGSLRHELEVASALRSGRKGRKPRSKLPARGNRPWVTGHEITTRPPQADDRAVPGHWEGDLIIGAGGANAVITLVERRSRTLLMSRLPTDHDSATVAEALAGLIAGLPDQVQITTLTWDQGTEMAQSPGFAMASHIDVFFCDPHSPWQRPTNENTNGLIRQYFPKGTDFSQITDEQIAQVQDLLNDRPRKVLGYATPREILFEQFTVALTD; from the coding sequence ATGAGTCGTTGGCCACAGTTGGGTGAGTGGGTGCGGTTGCAGGTCCTGGACCTGGTGGGCCAGGGCATGTCGGCAATCGCCGCCTGTCGGCGTGCCGGGGTGTCCCAGGATCTGGGCGGTCGATGGATCCGTGAGGCCGGTATCAGTCTGGCTCGGGGCCACAATGGCGGGATGACAGGTGCCTATGTCGCCCAGGCTGTCGAGTTCCCCCAGGTCCGTCCCTCTCATGGGGCCCGGCTGGACCTGGCCGACCGGACCCTGATCCATGTCTACTGGTCCCAGGGACGGTCAATGCGCCAGATCGCCGCCGAGCTCGGGGTCGCGCCCTCCACGATCTGTCGGGAGATCGCCCGGGGATCGACGGCGGTGGGTTACCGGGCCCCGACCGCCCAGGAGCGGGCCGACCGGATGCGGGCCCGGCCCAAGCCCCGGAAACTGGATGCCGATCCGCTGCTGCGCGCCCGGGTCATCGAGGGCCTGAACGCCGGCTGGTCACCCGAGCAGGTCTCCGGACGCCTGGAACGCTGGTGGGGTAAAGAGGCTGCGGTGAGCCACGAGACGATCTATCAGGCCCTCTACGTCCAGGGCGCCGGGTCACTGCGTCACGAACTGGAGGTGGCCTCCGCCCTGCGCAGTGGGCGGAAGGGCCGTAAACCCCGTTCCAAGCTGCCCGCCCGCGGCAACCGGCCCTGGGTCACCGGCCACGAGATCACCACCCGTCCCCCACAAGCCGATGACCGGGCGGTGCCCGGCCACTGGGAGGGGGACCTGATCATCGGGGCCGGCGGGGCCAACGCGGTCATCACCCTGGTCGAACGCCGGTCCAGGACCCTGTTGATGTCCCGGCTGCCGACAGACCACGACTCGGCGACCGTCGCCGAGGCGCTGGCCGGCCTGATCGCCGGGCTGCCCGACCAGGTCCAGATCACGACACTGACCTGGGACCAGGGCACCGAGATGGCCCAGAGTCCCGGGTTCGCCATGGCCAGCCATATCGACGTGTTCTTCTGCGATCCGCACTCGCCCTGGCAGCGACCCACCAATGAGAACACCAACGGTCTGATCCGTCAGTACTTCCCCAAGGGCACCGACTTCTCCCAGATCACCGACGAGCAGATCGCCCAGGTCCAGGACCTCCTCAACGACCGACCCCGCAAAGTCCTGGGATACGCCACTCCCCGCGAGATACTCTTCGAACAGTTCACTGTTGCACTCACCGATTGA
- a CDS encoding sugar phosphate isomerase/epimerase family protein, with protein MNIGAYTACLHNYTLEESLDILKGNGLTGAEVNVGGFIPSPHCPVDLLIGSKTARDDYLGIFAEHGMRLAGFNCSGNVLDPQPDVGPRHDYDLKRAIELAGQLGVAEIVCMSGCPGTDPDAHYPAWVVNPWNGEQLEVLEYQKSVADPYWREMDKRAQDAGVKLAWELHPHNIAFTPVNFLEFAERIDAKNVGVNMDPSHLMWQQMDIVESIKLLGDHIFHVHAKDTKLYPGVATRGVIDSSFGPVPEDPADRTPTGMDHYCSSWPEDPAWRFVGIGVGHDVPWWTEFMRAVKAINPEMNVNIEHEDQSMSQLDGIAFAAKNLLEAEKAA; from the coding sequence ATGAACATCGGTGCGTACACCGCCTGTCTTCACAACTACACGCTCGAGGAGTCCCTCGACATCCTCAAGGGCAACGGCCTCACGGGGGCCGAGGTCAACGTCGGCGGGTTCATCCCCTCGCCGCACTGCCCGGTCGATCTGCTGATCGGCTCGAAGACCGCCCGCGACGACTATCTGGGCATCTTCGCCGAGCACGGCATGCGGCTGGCCGGCTTCAACTGCTCCGGCAACGTGCTGGACCCCCAGCCCGACGTCGGCCCCCGCCACGACTACGACCTCAAGCGCGCCATCGAGCTGGCCGGCCAGCTCGGCGTCGCCGAGATCGTCTGCATGTCCGGATGCCCGGGCACCGACCCCGACGCCCACTACCCGGCCTGGGTGGTCAACCCCTGGAACGGTGAGCAGCTCGAGGTGCTGGAGTACCAGAAGAGCGTCGCCGACCCGTACTGGCGCGAGATGGACAAGCGCGCCCAGGACGCCGGGGTCAAGCTGGCATGGGAGCTCCACCCCCACAACATCGCCTTCACACCGGTGAACTTCCTCGAGTTCGCCGAGCGGATCGACGCCAAGAACGTCGGCGTCAACATGGATCCGTCGCACCTGATGTGGCAGCAGATGGACATCGTCGAGTCGATCAAGCTGCTCGGAGACCACATCTTCCACGTCCACGCCAAGGACACCAAGCTGTACCCGGGCGTGGCCACCCGCGGCGTCATCGACTCCAGCTTCGGCCCGGTCCCCGAGGATCCCGCCGATCGCACCCCCACCGGCATGGACCACTACTGCTCCTCCTGGCCCGAGGATCCCGCCTGGCGCTTCGTCGGCATCGGCGTGGGCCATGACGTGCCGTGGTGGACCGAGTTCATGCGCGCCGTCAAGGCGATCAACCCCGAGATGAACGTCAACATCGAGCACGAGGACCAGTCGATGAGCCAGCTCGACGGCATCGCCTTCGCGGCGAAGAACCTCTTGGAGGCCGAGAAGGCCGCCTGA